A stretch of the Halococcus salsus genome encodes the following:
- a CDS encoding helix-turn-helix transcriptional regulator → MDDLTAFQRDLLYIITGLENGTPPHGIAIKDSLEEDYTGEIHHGRLYPNLDTLAEMGLIEVSAIDKRTNAYSVTQRGRCELGARREWECQHVDLRDD, encoded by the coding sequence ATGGACGACTTGACGGCGTTTCAGCGTGACCTGCTCTACATAATAACTGGCCTCGAGAATGGAACGCCACCACACGGCATAGCGATCAAGGACTCTCTCGAAGAGGACTACACGGGTGAGATCCACCACGGCCGTCTTTATCCAAATCTGGATACGCTCGCCGAGATGGGGTTGATCGAAGTCTCCGCCATCGATAAGCGTACCAACGCTTACTCGGTCACTCAACGCGGTCGCTGCGAACTTGGGGCCCGTCGTGAGTGGGAATGTCAGCACGTCGATCTGAGAGATGATTGA
- a CDS encoding universal stress protein has translation MSVLTVIDINKDNQPVIARGEEIAKGLGQEQIIFHVVPHTGNIERATETVEKAVREFFGSEENEPAINIAEEPSIWEENSPSDRVASRIVDETEQESVNYVVIGSRKRSPSRKAVLGNVTQQVLLDTSVPVVVVEQDDVN, from the coding sequence GTGTCTGTACTGACCGTAATTGACATTAATAAGGACAATCAGCCTGTGATCGCAAGAGGAGAGGAGATCGCGAAGGGGCTTGGTCAGGAACAGATAATTTTCCACGTCGTCCCTCATACAGGCAATATAGAGAGAGCGACGGAGACTGTTGAAAAAGCCGTAAGAGAGTTCTTTGGAAGCGAAGAGAACGAACCAGCAATAAACATTGCAGAGGAACCGTCGATATGGGAAGAAAATAGTCCTTCAGATCGAGTAGCTAGCCGGATTGTCGACGAGACAGAGCAGGAGAGCGTCAACTATGTTGTCATTGGTTCACGAAAACGTTCTCCGAGTCGAAAGGCAGTCCTCGGGAATGTCACGCAGCAGGTGCTCCTTGATACCTCGGTGCCAGTAGTTGTTGTTGAACAAGATGATGTGAATTGA
- a CDS encoding winged helix-turn-helix domain-containing protein: MGTITLSDEDEDILTQIQRGKNTVENIASATGFDSAILTQRLDQMAENDLVRGIRQEEYDLTESGQRVLNTSDDTKTNEEIDTPNTVEQDIAAFDLSIEREESVRRAFTSEVG; this comes from the coding sequence ATGGGAACGATTACGCTCTCCGATGAAGACGAGGATATCCTCACTCAGATTCAAAGAGGGAAGAATACCGTCGAGAACATCGCTTCAGCAACCGGGTTTGATTCCGCCATTCTTACCCAACGACTCGATCAGATGGCGGAAAACGACCTCGTTCGCGGTATCAGGCAGGAAGAGTACGATCTCACTGAGAGCGGACAACGGGTTCTCAACACATCGGATGACACAAAGACGAACGAGGAAATCGATACACCGAATACTGTCGAGCAAGATATCGCGGCATTCGATCTCTCTATCGAGCGTGAAGAATCTGTACGGAGAGCGTTTACATCTGAGGTCGGCTAG
- a CDS encoding class I SAM-dependent methyltransferase yields the protein MGRDDGQTRIADQFSSLGERAAIWKAFALFLPTNQFLNVGYSEWYQPHFVGLSQRRLAERIGSDIAARLGSTDGVSLLDIGCGRGGPTLHLATEHGFVTTGIDLVPCNVSMARRNAAATVDAQFVVGDALQLPFERDSFNVCTAIDSPPYLPNKREFLTEMASVTVEDGLVAVSDFVRPESLSQEARDTVDTFADAWDLAPIATLEQYKRAIAVSGLHLDAAVDISPNSIARFQKWTGLYLSLARRGLLKPVERFLDRRNIDCDAITEQVSTTHPALPLLRHVIIYARA from the coding sequence GTGGGCCGTGATGACGGTCAAACGCGCATCGCCGACCAGTTCTCGTCTCTGGGAGAGCGTGCTGCCATTTGGAAGGCGTTCGCCCTGTTTTTACCGACTAACCAATTCCTGAACGTCGGCTATTCCGAGTGGTATCAGCCGCATTTCGTCGGATTGAGCCAGCGTCGACTCGCCGAACGAATCGGTTCCGACATCGCTGCTCGGCTCGGGTCGACGGACGGTGTCTCTCTGCTGGATATCGGCTGTGGACGGGGTGGTCCCACCCTCCATCTCGCCACCGAGCACGGATTTGTGACCACGGGTATCGACCTCGTTCCGTGCAACGTCTCGATGGCGAGGCGAAACGCGGCGGCAACCGTGGACGCGCAGTTCGTGGTTGGTGACGCGTTGCAGCTTCCATTCGAACGTGACTCGTTCAACGTCTGTACCGCCATCGATTCGCCACCCTACCTCCCAAACAAGCGTGAATTTCTCACGGAGATGGCGAGCGTGACCGTCGAAGACGGTCTCGTTGCCGTTTCGGATTTCGTTCGACCCGAATCGTTGTCACAGGAGGCGCGCGATACCGTCGATACGTTCGCGGATGCGTGGGATCTGGCTCCGATAGCGACGCTCGAACAGTACAAGAGAGCTATCGCTGTGAGCGGCCTCCACCTCGATGCGGCAGTCGACATCAGTCCCAACAGCATCGCTCGATTCCAGAAGTGGACGGGATTGTACCTGTCTCTGGCTCGGCGTGGTCTGCTGAAACCAGTCGAGCGGTTTCTGGATCGACGTAATATCGACTGCGACGCGATCACTGAGCAGGTATCTACTACTCATCCAGCACTTCCGTTATTGCGGCACGTCATCATCTATGCGCGAGCGTGA